The Burkholderia cepacia genome includes a region encoding these proteins:
- a CDS encoding group II truncated hemoglobin, translating to MTDVNDDAPSQPTAFELVGGEARVREMVDRFYDLMDLEPEFAQIRALHPASLDGSRDKLFWFLCGWLGGPDHYISRFGHPRLRARHLPFPIASVERDQWLRCMAWAMEDVGLPEPLRERLMHSFYDTADWMRNRPG from the coding sequence ATGACCGATGTGAATGACGATGCGCCGTCGCAGCCGACGGCGTTCGAACTCGTGGGCGGTGAAGCCCGCGTGCGCGAAATGGTGGACCGCTTTTACGACCTGATGGACCTGGAGCCCGAGTTCGCGCAGATTCGCGCGCTGCACCCGGCGTCGCTCGACGGTTCGCGCGACAAGCTGTTCTGGTTCCTGTGCGGGTGGCTCGGCGGCCCCGACCACTACATCAGCCGGTTCGGCCATCCGCGGCTGCGTGCGCGGCATCTTCCGTTCCCGATCGCGTCGGTCGAGCGCGATCAGTGGCTGCGCTGCATGGCGTGGGCGATGGAGGACGTCGGATTGCCCGAACCGCTGCGCGAGCGGCTCATGCATTCGTTTTACGATACGGCCGACTGGATGCGCAACCGGCCCGGTTGA
- a CDS encoding ArnT family glycosyltransferase has protein sequence MQGSAAPSRRRTSVPAPAQHVRASAETGLAGPVQDASASAATAPARSRVARVGWRAWLFVAAVFCAYVLPGVLGHDPWKQDETYTFGIIQHMLETGDFVVPTNAGLPFMEKPPLYAWVATSLAWLLQRVMPLHDAARLASALFAALAFGFIARSARIASRADTWFDLKVIGPVALCASSLVVIKHVHDMMTDVALFAGTAIGFSGLLELVMQHVARARHAQLGLPVESGNRWAAPIFGAGVGIALMAKGLFVPLVFAATLVGALVLYPACRTRSFARALGIAALVFAPFALIWPIALFMRSETLFMTWFWDNNVGRFFGFSVPELGAENDKPFFILRAFLLVGFPVAPLAIVALARGVWRDWRTPRVALPVLFTGVGLTVLVVSATSRQLYILPFFAPLALVAAQAVERLPRRLHLAWDYLSRILFGTVVALAWAIWAVMADPAASRADLAPLGRWLPLDWTMPIEPALVTGALVLTVGWLTLLPKLRATGLWRGALSWGAGALVAWGLIYTLLLPWLDVAKSYRSVFDDLNAHLALEWNDGDCMASLHGLGESEAPMLYYFSGIQHTPIDDAKTTRCTWMIVQGVRSVDPAPGSEWKLFWSGARPGDNDELLRVYVRTPEQHLQ, from the coding sequence ATGCAGGGTTCCGCAGCGCCCAGCCGGCGACGCACGTCTGTGCCCGCCCCGGCTCAGCACGTCCGCGCATCCGCCGAAACCGGCCTCGCCGGGCCCGTCCAGGACGCAAGCGCGTCCGCCGCGACAGCGCCCGCGCGCAGCCGCGTCGCACGGGTCGGCTGGCGCGCATGGCTGTTCGTCGCCGCCGTATTCTGCGCGTACGTGCTGCCGGGCGTACTCGGTCACGATCCCTGGAAACAGGACGAAACCTACACGTTCGGCATCATCCAGCACATGCTCGAGACGGGCGACTTCGTCGTGCCGACCAATGCCGGCCTGCCGTTCATGGAAAAGCCGCCGCTTTACGCGTGGGTCGCGACCAGCCTCGCATGGCTGCTGCAACGCGTGATGCCGCTGCACGACGCGGCGCGACTCGCGAGCGCGCTGTTCGCCGCGCTCGCGTTCGGCTTCATCGCGCGCTCGGCGCGCATCGCCAGCCGCGCGGACACCTGGTTCGACCTGAAGGTGATCGGGCCCGTCGCGCTGTGCGCTAGCAGCCTCGTCGTCATCAAGCACGTGCACGACATGATGACCGACGTCGCGCTGTTCGCCGGCACGGCAATCGGCTTCAGCGGGCTGCTCGAACTCGTGATGCAGCACGTCGCGCGCGCACGGCACGCGCAGCTCGGCCTGCCGGTCGAGTCGGGAAACCGCTGGGCCGCACCGATCTTCGGCGCGGGCGTCGGCATTGCCCTGATGGCGAAGGGTCTGTTCGTGCCGCTCGTGTTCGCGGCCACGCTCGTCGGCGCGCTGGTGCTCTATCCGGCCTGCCGCACCCGCTCGTTCGCACGCGCGCTCGGCATCGCCGCGCTCGTGTTCGCGCCGTTCGCGCTCATCTGGCCGATCGCGCTGTTCATGCGCTCCGAGACGCTGTTCATGACGTGGTTCTGGGACAACAACGTCGGCCGCTTCTTCGGCTTCTCCGTCCCCGAACTGGGCGCGGAAAACGACAAGCCGTTCTTCATCCTCCGCGCGTTCCTGCTCGTCGGCTTCCCGGTCGCGCCGCTCGCGATCGTCGCGCTCGCGCGCGGCGTGTGGCGCGACTGGCGGACGCCGCGCGTCGCGCTGCCCGTCTTGTTCACCGGCGTCGGGCTGACGGTGCTGGTGGTATCCGCGACGTCGCGCCAGCTCTACATCCTGCCGTTCTTCGCGCCGCTCGCGCTGGTCGCCGCGCAGGCCGTCGAACGCCTGCCGCGCCGGCTGCATCTCGCGTGGGATTACCTGAGCCGCATCCTGTTCGGCACGGTCGTGGCGCTCGCCTGGGCAATCTGGGCGGTGATGGCCGATCCGGCCGCATCGCGCGCGGACCTGGCGCCGCTCGGCCGCTGGCTGCCGCTCGACTGGACGATGCCGATCGAACCCGCGCTCGTGACCGGCGCGCTCGTGCTGACCGTCGGCTGGCTCACGCTGCTGCCGAAGCTGCGCGCGACGGGCCTCTGGCGCGGCGCACTGTCGTGGGGCGCCGGCGCACTCGTCGCATGGGGGCTCATCTACACGCTGCTTCTGCCGTGGCTCGACGTCGCGAAGAGCTACCGCTCGGTGTTCGACGACCTGAACGCGCATCTCGCGCTCGAATGGAACGACGGCGACTGCATGGCGAGCCTGCACGGGCTCGGCGAATCGGAAGCGCCGATGCTGTACTACTTCTCCGGCATCCAGCACACGCCGATCGACGACGCGAAAACGACGCGCTGCACCTGGATGATCGTCCAGGGCGTGCGGTCCGTCGATCCGGCGCCGGGCAGCGAATGGAAATTGTTCTGGTCGGGCGCGCGCCCGGGCGACAACGACGAACTGCTGCGCGTGTACGTGCGCACGCCCGAGCAGCACCTGCAGTGA
- a CDS encoding alanyl-tRNA editing protein codes for MTTQALFREDAYLTQCDAVVLAVGEDGIRLDRTVFYPLGGGQAGDAGTLTLPDGRAIAIADTRKAKFDGATPDDAVHVPAPGQEAHVAALVPGTRVVAEIDWLRRYRHMRLHTAAHLMCAVLPYAVDGCSVTADYVRLDFATSDAIDRDDVERRLAGLVAGAHPVTTEWITDDEMAGRPDLVRTMSVKPPMGLGRVRLLRIEHVDLQPCGGTHVRNTAEIGELRIAKLEKKSARTRRLVLEFA; via the coding sequence ATGACGACACAAGCGCTGTTTCGCGAAGACGCGTACCTGACGCAATGCGATGCGGTCGTTCTGGCCGTCGGTGAAGATGGCATCCGGCTCGACCGCACCGTGTTCTATCCGCTCGGCGGCGGCCAGGCCGGCGACGCCGGCACGCTGACGCTGCCTGACGGCCGCGCGATCGCGATCGCCGATACGCGCAAGGCGAAGTTCGACGGCGCGACGCCCGACGATGCCGTGCACGTGCCTGCACCGGGGCAGGAGGCGCATGTCGCGGCGCTCGTGCCCGGCACGCGCGTGGTCGCCGAAATCGACTGGCTGCGCCGCTATCGCCACATGCGCCTGCATACGGCCGCGCACCTGATGTGCGCGGTGCTGCCGTACGCGGTCGACGGCTGCAGCGTGACGGCCGACTATGTCCGCCTCGATTTCGCGACATCCGACGCGATCGACCGCGACGATGTCGAGCGGCGCCTCGCCGGCCTGGTGGCCGGCGCGCACCCGGTCACGACCGAGTGGATCACCGACGACGAGATGGCCGGGCGGCCGGACCTCGTGCGCACGATGAGCGTGAAGCCGCCGATGGGCCTCGGCCGGGTGCGGCTGCTGCGCATCGAGCATGTCGACCTGCAGCCGTGCGGCGGCACGCATGTGCGCAACACGGCCGAAATCGGCGAGCTGCGAATCGCGAAACTGGAAAAGAAGAGCGCGCGCACCCGGCGCCTTGTCCTGGAGTTTGCATGA
- the sugE gene encoding quaternary ammonium compound efflux SMR transporter SugE produces the protein MAWVWLLIAGLLEVAWAAGLKSSDGFTRLGPSVFTIVTALASFGLLAVAMRQLPLGTAYAVWTGIGAVGAFVFGIVMMGEALTVARVASAALIVAGLIGLKLSSAA, from the coding sequence ATGGCGTGGGTATGGTTGTTGATCGCCGGTTTGCTGGAAGTGGCCTGGGCGGCCGGCCTGAAATCGTCGGACGGCTTCACGAGGCTCGGTCCGTCGGTGTTTACGATCGTGACGGCGCTGGCCAGCTTCGGGCTGCTCGCGGTCGCGATGCGGCAGTTGCCGCTCGGTACTGCGTATGCGGTGTGGACGGGCATCGGCGCGGTCGGTGCGTTCGTGTTCGGGATCGTGATGATGGGCGAGGCGCTGACCGTCGCGCGCGTCGCGAGTGCCGCGCTGATCGTCGCGGGGCTGATCGGCCTCAAGCTGTCGTCGGCTGCCTGA
- a CDS encoding DUF333 domain-containing protein: MTVRLAFSCVLALAASGAGAQPLPPGQPASPAPKAALANPASVNCVKLGGRHAIRNTPGGDVGMCVFKDGRVCEEWALYRDDRCVGGATPKRVSK; the protein is encoded by the coding sequence ATGACCGTCCGTCTGGCTTTCTCCTGTGTGCTGGCCCTCGCCGCGTCCGGCGCAGGCGCGCAACCGCTGCCGCCCGGGCAGCCGGCGTCGCCCGCGCCGAAGGCCGCGCTGGCCAATCCGGCGTCGGTGAACTGCGTGAAGCTCGGCGGGCGCCATGCGATCCGCAACACGCCGGGCGGCGACGTCGGCATGTGCGTGTTCAAGGACGGCCGCGTGTGCGAGGAGTGGGCGCTGTACCGCGACGACCGCTGCGTCGGCGGCGCCACGCCGAAGCGCGTATCGAAGTGA
- a CDS encoding SDR family oxidoreductase, producing the protein MTAPSDRKAVLITGASRGIGRATAVLAAARGWDVGVNYARDAAAAELTAQAVRDAGGRACVVAGDVANEADVVAMFDTVTAAFGRFDALVNNAGIVAPSMPLADMPTDRLRRMFDTNVLGAYLCAREAARRLSTDRGGRGGAIVNVSSIASRLGSPNEYVDYAGSKGAVDSLTIGLAKELGPHGVRVNAVRPGLIETEIHASGGQPGRAARLGATTPLGRAGEAQEIAEAIVWLLGDAASYTTGALLDVGGGR; encoded by the coding sequence ATGACCGCACCGTCCGACCGCAAGGCCGTCCTCATCACCGGCGCGAGCCGTGGCATCGGTCGCGCGACCGCCGTGCTCGCGGCTGCGCGCGGCTGGGACGTCGGCGTCAACTACGCGCGCGACGCGGCGGCGGCCGAACTCACCGCGCAGGCCGTCCGCGACGCGGGCGGCCGTGCATGCGTCGTCGCGGGCGACGTCGCGAACGAAGCCGACGTCGTCGCGATGTTCGACACCGTCACGGCCGCATTCGGCCGCTTCGACGCCCTCGTCAACAACGCGGGCATCGTCGCGCCGTCGATGCCGCTCGCCGACATGCCGACCGACCGGCTGCGGCGGATGTTCGACACCAACGTGCTCGGCGCGTACCTGTGTGCGCGCGAAGCGGCGCGCCGGCTGTCCACCGACCGTGGCGGTCGCGGCGGCGCGATCGTCAACGTATCGTCGATCGCCTCCCGGCTCGGCTCGCCGAACGAATACGTCGACTACGCGGGCTCGAAGGGCGCGGTCGATTCGCTGACGATCGGTCTTGCAAAGGAACTCGGCCCGCACGGCGTGCGCGTCAACGCGGTACGCCCCGGCCTGATCGAGACCGAAATTCACGCGAGCGGCGGCCAGCCGGGCCGTGCGGCCCGCCTCGGCGCAACGACGCCGCTCGGCCGCGCGGGCGAAGCGCAGGAGATCGCCGAAGCGATCGTCTGGCTGCTTGGCGACGCGGCGTCCTACACGACGGGTGCGCTGCTCGACGTCGGCGGCGGCCGATAG
- a CDS encoding TIGR00730 family Rossman fold protein, whose amino-acid sequence MKAVCVYCGSSPGVRPVYADAARAFGRALVDAGLTLVYGGGRVGLMGVIADEVMAAGGRAVGVIPELLVDKEVGHTGLSELHVVPDMHHRKKMMADLSDAFVAMPGGAGTLEELFEVYTWAQLGYHRKPVAIYNIDSFYDPLIALLRHTVDEGFMRPAYFDALCIESEPVELIERLRRYQPPARDKWAPDAAK is encoded by the coding sequence ATGAAGGCGGTCTGTGTTTACTGCGGCTCGTCGCCCGGCGTGCGGCCCGTCTATGCCGACGCCGCGCGCGCATTCGGCCGCGCGCTCGTCGACGCGGGCCTCACGCTCGTCTACGGCGGCGGCCGCGTCGGCCTGATGGGCGTGATCGCCGACGAAGTGATGGCGGCCGGCGGCCGTGCGGTCGGCGTGATCCCCGAATTGCTCGTCGACAAGGAAGTCGGTCATACGGGGCTGTCGGAACTGCACGTCGTACCCGACATGCACCACCGCAAGAAGATGATGGCCGACCTCTCGGACGCGTTCGTCGCGATGCCCGGCGGCGCCGGCACGCTCGAAGAGCTCTTCGAGGTCTACACGTGGGCGCAGCTCGGCTATCACCGCAAGCCCGTCGCGATCTACAACATCGATTCGTTCTACGATCCGTTGATCGCGCTGCTGCGCCATACGGTCGACGAAGGCTTCATGCGTCCGGCCTATTTCGACGCCCTGTGCATCGAATCCGAACCCGTCGAGCTGATCGAGCGACTGCGTCGCTACCAGCCGCCCGCCCGCGACAAGTGGGCGCCCGACGCGGCCAAGTAA
- a CDS encoding DUF4126 domain-containing protein, with product MIEAISLGAGLAWASGLRLYLTVLIAGLLARFGWLHLPDTLAVLMSPWVIGAAAVLAVTEFLADKIPAFDSLWDAVHTFIRIPAGAVLAAGALGHADPTVLAVAGLAGGSLAGAAHVAKAGTRALINLSPEPISNWVASSTEDGLVVGGLVLAFFVPLAFLVLLAAFIAASAWALPRLWRGVSGGFRGMANHMVSRLNSIGGKRD from the coding sequence ATGATCGAAGCCATTTCGCTCGGCGCGGGGCTCGCGTGGGCGAGCGGCCTGCGCCTGTACCTGACGGTGCTGATCGCCGGCCTGCTGGCGCGGTTCGGCTGGCTGCACCTGCCCGATACGCTGGCCGTCCTGATGTCGCCGTGGGTCATCGGCGCCGCGGCCGTGCTCGCCGTCACCGAATTCCTTGCCGACAAGATTCCCGCGTTCGACTCGCTGTGGGATGCCGTGCACACCTTCATCCGCATCCCGGCCGGCGCCGTGCTCGCGGCCGGTGCGCTCGGCCATGCCGATCCGACCGTGCTCGCGGTCGCGGGGCTCGCCGGCGGTTCGCTCGCCGGTGCCGCGCACGTGGCGAAGGCCGGCACGCGCGCGCTGATCAACCTGTCTCCCGAACCGATTTCGAACTGGGTCGCCTCGTCGACCGAGGACGGCCTCGTGGTCGGCGGGCTCGTGCTCGCGTTCTTCGTCCCGCTCGCCTTCCTGGTGCTGCTCGCCGCCTTCATCGCGGCTTCCGCGTGGGCGCTCCCGCGCCTGTGGCGCGGTGTCTCGGGCGGCTTTCGCGGCATGGCGAACCACATGGTGTCGCGGCTGAACTCGATCGGGGGGAAGCGCGATTGA
- a CDS encoding DUF924 family protein, producing the protein MTVNDTNNTHGDEAALDPRARDVLDFWFGPPGSAEFGHPRKVWFNGGAALDAALRERYGALLEAACDGGCDHWAGSPPGALALIVVLDQFSRNIHRGTPRAFAADPKALAVARRLVAAGWDAGLPSGHHRAFAYLPFEHDESVESQREAVRLCEGIREEAGCAGYHDFALAHANVIARFGRFPHRNAILGRESTAEEAAFLREPGSSF; encoded by the coding sequence ATGACGGTGAATGACACGAACAACACGCACGGCGACGAGGCGGCGCTCGATCCGCGCGCCCGCGACGTGCTGGATTTCTGGTTCGGCCCGCCCGGCTCGGCGGAATTCGGCCACCCGCGCAAGGTCTGGTTCAACGGCGGGGCGGCGCTCGATGCAGCGCTGCGCGAGCGCTACGGCGCGTTGCTCGAGGCGGCGTGCGACGGCGGATGCGATCACTGGGCCGGCTCGCCGCCGGGTGCGCTTGCGTTGATCGTCGTGCTCGACCAGTTCTCGCGCAACATCCATCGCGGTACGCCGCGCGCGTTTGCCGCCGACCCGAAGGCGCTCGCGGTCGCACGCAGGCTGGTCGCCGCGGGGTGGGATGCCGGCCTGCCGAGCGGACATCACCGCGCGTTTGCGTATCTGCCGTTCGAGCACGACGAGTCGGTCGAGAGCCAGCGCGAGGCCGTGCGCCTGTGCGAGGGGATCAGGGAGGAGGCGGGGTGCGCCGGGTATCACGATTTCGCGCTGGCGCATGCGAACGTGATCGCGCGCTTCGGCCGCTTTCCGCACCGGAACGCGATTCTCGGTCGCGAGTCGACCGCGGAGGAGGCCGCGTTCCTGCGCGAGCCGGGGTCGTCGTTCTGA
- the kdpE gene encoding two-component system response regulator KdpE, producing MSEPSLTVVLIEDEKQIRRFVRAALEEEDIAVFEAETGKQGLIDAATRKPDLVIVDLGLPDTDGLDVIRELRGWSEVPVIVLSARTQEEEKVAALDAGADDYLTKPFGVSELRARIRAQLRRRNQGGANESPKVSFGTVTVDLALRQVWRDGEIVHLTPLEYRLLATLVRHAGRVLTHRQLLRDVWGPSHVESHHYLRIYMAHLRQKLERDPAQPEYIVTETGVGYRLVGAA from the coding sequence ATGAGTGAACCCAGCCTGACCGTCGTCCTGATCGAGGACGAAAAGCAGATCCGCCGTTTCGTGCGTGCCGCGCTCGAGGAGGAGGACATCGCGGTGTTCGAGGCCGAGACGGGCAAGCAGGGGCTGATCGACGCGGCGACGCGCAAGCCCGATCTCGTGATCGTCGACCTCGGCCTGCCCGATACCGACGGCCTCGACGTGATCCGCGAACTGCGCGGCTGGTCCGAGGTGCCGGTGATCGTGCTGTCCGCGCGCACGCAGGAAGAGGAGAAGGTCGCGGCGCTCGACGCGGGCGCCGACGATTACCTGACCAAGCCGTTCGGCGTGTCGGAACTGCGCGCGCGGATCCGCGCGCAACTGCGCCGGCGCAACCAGGGCGGCGCGAACGAGTCGCCGAAGGTGAGCTTCGGCACCGTGACGGTCGATCTCGCGCTGCGCCAGGTGTGGCGCGACGGCGAGATCGTGCACCTGACGCCGCTCGAGTACCGGTTGCTCGCCACGCTCGTGCGCCACGCGGGGCGCGTGCTCACGCACCGGCAGCTGCTGCGCGACGTATGGGGGCCGTCGCATGTCGAAAGCCACCACTACCTGCGCATCTACATGGCGCACCTGCGCCAGAAGCTCGAGCGCGACCCGGCGCAGCCCGAGTACATCGTCACCGAGACGGGCGTCGGATACCGGCTTGTCGGCGCGGCCTGA
- a CDS encoding ABC transporter permease, whose protein sequence is MTGRRSVGRPTVGRPSVGRPSGRRDDAAGAAHAGRFGLRDLIRQAARMTARDWRAGELTLLVLALVLAVAALTSVGFLADRLRQGLERDARQMLGADFVVRADRPVDPSFDRQARALGLRTATTAIFPSMIGSTVGEATGDAPPARLAAVKAVSPGYPLRGAVEILPAGGAPARKADGIPAPGTVWADPALLDALHLKAGDTVRVGLRTFKVAASISRELDRGFSFVNFSPRLMMRADELAATGLTGYGSRVTYRLLVAGDADAVARFEAYAHARVDGGKLRGAGLESLQEGQPQVRQTLDRARHFLTLVALLTALLAAVAIAMAAQRYMRRHLDGCATMRCLGVSRRTLGALFTLEFAGVGIVSGAAGAVLGYGGHWALLAALGGLIDVVLPPPTLWPALIGVGAALVLLLGFALPPLVPLTRVPPVRVLRREWGDASRTAWAAYAIGVVLFAGLLIVAAGNLKLGLIVAGGFAGALVGFALIARLVLFAAARAVRNARVAAGVGWRYALASLHRRGTAGALQITALALGLMCLLLIAITRNDLVAGWRQSTPPDAPNQFLIDIQPDQRADVAAYLTAHGVRDAVPAPMVRGRLVAINGKPVNPDAYPSDEARRLVDREFNLSYTTELPSDNRIVEGDWFGTAATPQISIEAGLAKTLNVKPGDVLRFDVTGLTVDAPITSVRKLDWGSFRVNFFVLMPPPVLKDFPAVYLTSFHLPASDAALLDPLIARYPNLTAIDVAPILAQLQRMMLQVVGAVQFLFAFTLAAGVLVLYTALAGTRDERVREAALLRALGASRAQVNAVQRAEFVVVGALAGALASAGAIAVGWVLASRVFDFQLAVDPWLVPAGIAAGVACAGAAGWLSLHNVLRRPALQSLRDA, encoded by the coding sequence TTGACCGGGCGGCGATCCGTGGGGCGGCCAACCGTGGGGCGGCCATCCGTGGGGCGGCCATCCGGTCGGCGTGATGATGCGGCCGGCGCGGCGCATGCCGGCCGCTTCGGCCTGCGTGACCTGATCCGCCAGGCCGCCCGCATGACCGCGCGCGACTGGCGCGCGGGCGAGCTGACGCTGCTGGTCCTTGCACTGGTACTCGCGGTCGCGGCGCTGACGAGCGTCGGCTTCCTCGCCGACCGCCTGCGCCAGGGGCTCGAGCGCGATGCGCGCCAGATGCTCGGCGCCGATTTCGTCGTGCGGGCCGACCGCCCCGTCGATCCGTCGTTCGACCGGCAGGCCCGCGCGCTCGGCCTGCGTACCGCGACGACCGCGATCTTCCCGAGCATGATCGGCTCGACCGTCGGCGAGGCGACCGGCGACGCGCCGCCCGCACGGCTCGCGGCCGTGAAGGCCGTGTCGCCCGGATATCCGTTGCGCGGCGCGGTCGAGATCCTGCCGGCCGGGGGCGCGCCCGCGCGCAAGGCGGACGGGATTCCCGCGCCGGGCACCGTGTGGGCCGATCCGGCGCTGCTCGATGCGCTGCACCTGAAGGCGGGCGATACGGTGCGCGTCGGGTTGCGCACGTTCAAGGTCGCCGCATCGATCTCCCGCGAACTCGATCGCGGGTTTTCGTTCGTCAATTTTTCGCCACGGCTGATGATGCGCGCGGACGAACTCGCCGCGACGGGGCTCACGGGCTACGGCAGCCGGGTCACCTATCGCCTGCTGGTGGCGGGCGACGCCGATGCGGTCGCGCGCTTCGAAGCGTATGCGCACGCACGCGTCGACGGCGGGAAGTTGCGCGGTGCCGGTCTCGAGTCGCTGCAGGAAGGCCAGCCGCAGGTGCGGCAGACGCTGGATCGCGCGCGCCACTTCCTGACGCTCGTCGCGCTGCTCACCGCGCTGCTCGCGGCGGTCGCGATCGCGATGGCCGCGCAGCGCTACATGCGGCGCCACCTCGACGGCTGCGCGACGATGCGCTGCCTCGGCGTGAGCCGCCGCACGCTCGGCGCGTTGTTCACGCTCGAATTCGCCGGCGTCGGGATCGTATCCGGTGCCGCGGGCGCGGTGCTCGGCTACGGCGGCCACTGGGCATTGCTCGCGGCGCTCGGCGGACTGATCGACGTGGTGCTGCCGCCGCCCACGCTGTGGCCGGCGCTGATCGGCGTGGGCGCCGCGCTCGTGCTGCTGCTCGGCTTCGCGCTGCCGCCGCTCGTGCCGCTCACGCGCGTGCCGCCGGTGCGCGTGCTGCGGCGCGAGTGGGGCGACGCGTCGCGCACCGCGTGGGCCGCGTATGCGATCGGCGTCGTGCTGTTCGCGGGGCTGCTGATCGTGGCCGCCGGCAACCTGAAGCTCGGGCTGATCGTCGCGGGCGGTTTCGCCGGCGCGCTGGTCGGTTTCGCGCTGATCGCGCGGCTCGTGCTGTTCGCCGCCGCGCGGGCGGTGCGCAATGCGCGCGTGGCCGCAGGCGTCGGCTGGCGTTACGCGCTCGCGTCGCTGCACCGGCGCGGCACGGCCGGCGCGCTGCAGATCACCGCGCTCGCGCTCGGCCTGATGTGCCTGCTGTTGATCGCGATCACGCGCAACGACCTCGTCGCGGGCTGGCGGCAGTCGACGCCGCCCGATGCGCCGAACCAGTTCCTGATCGACATCCAGCCCGACCAGCGTGCCGACGTCGCGGCCTATCTGACCGCGCACGGTGTGCGCGACGCGGTGCCCGCGCCGATGGTGCGCGGCCGCCTGGTCGCGATCAACGGCAAGCCGGTGAATCCGGATGCCTACCCGTCCGACGAGGCGCGCCGGCTCGTCGACCGCGAGTTCAACCTGTCTTATACGACCGAGCTGCCGTCCGACAACCGGATCGTCGAAGGCGACTGGTTCGGCACCGCGGCCACGCCGCAGATCTCGATCGAGGCCGGCCTCGCGAAGACGCTGAACGTGAAGCCGGGCGACGTGCTGCGCTTCGACGTGACGGGGCTGACGGTCGACGCGCCGATCACGAGCGTGCGCAAACTCGACTGGGGCTCGTTCCGCGTCAATTTCTTCGTGCTGATGCCGCCGCCGGTGCTGAAGGATTTCCCGGCCGTGTACCTGACGAGCTTCCATTTGCCGGCATCGGACGCCGCGCTGCTCGATCCGCTGATCGCGCGCTACCCGAACCTGACCGCGATCGACGTCGCGCCGATCCTCGCGCAGTTGCAGCGGATGATGCTGCAGGTGGTCGGTGCGGTGCAGTTCCTGTTCGCGTTCACGCTCGCGGCCGGTGTGCTCGTGCTCTACACGGCGCTGGCCGGTACGCGCGACGAGCGGGTACGCGAGGCTGCGCTGCTGCGCGCGCTCGGCGCGTCGCGGGCGCAGGTCAATGCGGTGCAGCGCGCGGAATTCGTCGTGGTCGGCGCGCTGGCCGGCGCGCTGGCGTCGGCGGGCGCGATCGCGGTCGGCTGGGTGCTCGCGTCGCGCGTGTTCGACTTCCAGCTCGCCGTCGATCCGTGGCTCGTGCCGGCCGGCATCGCGGCCGGCGTCGCGTGCGCCGGTGCGGCCGGCTGGCTGAGCCTGCATAATGTGCTGCGGCGCCCCGCGCTGCAGTCGCTGCGCGACGCATGA